A portion of the Rhinolophus sinicus isolate RSC01 linkage group LG03, ASM3656204v1, whole genome shotgun sequence genome contains these proteins:
- the ARHGEF40 gene encoding rho guanine nucleotide exchange factor 40 isoform X2, with protein sequence MEPEPVEDCVQSTLAALYPPFEATAPTLLGQVFQVVERTYREDALRYTLDFLVPAKHLLAKVQQEACAQYSGFLFFHEGWPLCLHEQVVVQLAALPWQLLRPGDFYLQVVPSAAQAPRLVLKCLAPGGGRVQELPVPSEACAYLFTPEWLQGINKDRPTGRLSTCLLSAPSGIQRLPWAELICPRFVHKEGLMVGHRPSTLPPELPSGPPGLPSPPLPEEALGTRSPGDGHNAPAEGPEGEYVELLEVTLPVRGSPVDAESSSGLSRTRTVPTRKGAGGKGRHRRHRAWMHQKGLGPRDQDGARPPGEGSSSGASPGSPPGAEALPEAAVLEASDPPAEALGEASESCPLRTGEVVGGASQGAEGPPGTPRRTGKGNRRKKRAASKGALSRGGDSVPLSPGDKEETSQQGVLISLPSPNERKLPGGNLVKEEHEGSGKPESEPKEEVKQADEEESRPPEACEPIEEKARESEQEDPRLVCMAGSTDPEGLLPDPPTPPLETVQEVRMDSISEEAPPVSISDDPDIAWDLMASGFLILTGGVDQSGRALLTITPPCSPEEPSPSRDMLSSALHYLHSLLRPDLQILGLSVLLDLRKAPPLPPALIPVLSQLQDSGDPPLVQRLLLLSHDDPPTELHGFQGAELLSENDLKRVAKPEELQWDLGGHREPSPSHWVNTHQEVARLCHLCRGVLGSVRQAIAELEGAAEPEGEEAVGMPEPLQKVLADPRLTELQRDGGAILMRLRSTHSSKLEGPGPATLYQEVDEAIHQLVRLSNLHVQQQEQRQRLCRLQQVLQWLSGPGEEQLVSFAAPGDSLSALQETELRFRAFSAEVQERLGQAREALDLEEDSASQKVLDVFEQRLEHVESGLHRALRLQRFFQQAHEWVDEGSARLAGAGPGREAVLAALALRRAPEPSAGTFQEMRALALDLGSPAALREWGRCRARCQELERRIQQQLGEEASPRGHRRRRADSASSGGAQRGPHSPSPSLSSLLLPSSPGPRAAPSHCSLAPCGEDYEEEGPELAPEAEGRPPRTVLIRGLEVTSTEVVDRTCSPREHVLLGRAGGPDGPWGVGTPRMERKRSISAQQRLVSELIACEQEYVATLSEPVPPPGSELTPELRGTWATALSVRERLRSFHRTHFLRELQGCTTHPLRIGACFLRHGDQFSLYAQYVKHRHKLENGLAALGPLTKGSTEGGPHLPRALQQPLEQLARYGRLLEELLREAGPELSSERQALGAAVQLLREQETRGRDLLAVEAVRGCETDLKEQGQLLHRDPFTVICGRKKCLRHVFLFEHLLLFSKLKGSEGGSETFVYKQAFKTADMGLTENIGDSGLCFELWFRRRRAREAYTLQAASPEIKLKWTSSIAQLLWRQAAHNKELRVQQMVSMGIGNKPFLDIKALGERTLSALLTGRAARTRASVAVSSFEHAGPSLPGLSPGACSLPARVEEEAWDLDVKQISLALLGFLWKLPQLPVVPSWFTTAILIVSCCFFPGCSNDAADISCLLVGGFSCKWIAMVTHSFLLLWSFFFPDGLEQLGCLRVMVEP encoded by the exons GCCCAGTACAGCggttttctcttcttccatgaGGGCTGGCCCCTCTGCTTACACGAGCAAGTGGTGGTGCAGCTAGCAGCCTTGCCCTGGCAGCTGCTGCGCCCAGGGGACTTCTACCTGCAAGTGGTGCCCTCAGCAGCCCAAGCACCCCGCCTAGTACTTAAGTGCCTGGCCCCAGGAGGTGGGCGTGTTCAGGAGCTGCCTGTGCCCAGTGAGGCCTGTGCCTATCTGTTCACACCTGAGTGGCTACAAGGTATCAATAAGGACCGGCCTACAGGTCGCCTCAGCACCTGCCTACTCTCCGCGCCCTCTGGGATTCAGCGGCTGCCCTGGGCTGAACTCATCTGCCCCCGATTTGTGCACAAAGAAGGCCTCATGGTAGGACATCGGCCAAGCACGCTGCCCCCAGAACTTCCCTCCGGACCCCCAGGGCTCCCCAGCCCTCCACTTCCTGAGGAGGCCTTGGGTACCAGGAGTCCTGGCGATGGGCACAATGCCCCTGCCGAAGGACCTGAAGGCGAGTATGTGGAGCTATTGGAGGTGACACTGCCTGTCAGGGGGAGCCCCGTGGATGCTGAGAGCTCCTCGGGCCTCTCCAGGACCCGGACGGTACCCACCCGCAAGGGTGCTGGAGGGAAGGGCCGGCACCGGAGACACCGAGCATGGATGCACCAGAAGGGTCTAGGGCCTCGGGACCAGGATGGGGCACGTCCACCCGGTGAGGGGAGCAGCAGTGGAGCCTCCCCTGGGTCTCCCCCAGGAGCTGAGGCCCTCCCAGAGGCAGCAGTTCTGGAGGCATCTGATCCCCCAGCAGAGGCTCTGGGGGAAGCCTCTGAATCTTGCCCCCTGAGGACAGGGGAGGTTGTGGGAGGAGCAAGCCAGGGGGCCGAAGGACCGCCTGGCACTCCTCGGAGaacaggcaaaggaaacaggagaaagaagCGAGCTGCAAGCAAAGGGGCTCTTAGCCGAGGAGGGGACAGTGTCCCGCTGAGCCCTGGAGACAAGGAAGAGACCAGCCAACAGGGAGTCCTCATCAGTCTGCCCTCACCAAATGAGCGCAAGCTTCCAGGAGGCAACCTGGTTAAGGAAGAACATGAAGGCTCGGGGAAGCCAGAATCTGAGCCAAAAGAGGAAGTCAAACAAGCAGATGAAGAAGAGTCTCGGCCCCCCGAAGCCTGTGAGCCTATAGAAGAGAAGGCCAGAGAGAGTGAGCAGGAGGATCCAAGACTGGTGTGCATGGCAG GATCCACAGATCCCGAAGGACTCCTCCCTGATCCCCCAACACCACCCTTGGAGACTGTGCAGGAGGTGAGAATGGACAGCATCTCAGAAGAGGCCCCTCCTGTCTCCATCTCTGATGACCCTGACATAGCTTGGGACTTGATGGCATCTGGATTCCTCATCCTGACTG GAGGGGTGGACCAGAGCGGGCGAGCTCTGCTGACCATTACCCCACCGTGCTCTCCTGAGGAGCCCTCACCCTCCCGAGACATGCTGAGCTCTGCTCTTCATTACCTCCACTCACTGCTCAG gccTGACCTACAGATACTGGGGCTGTCTGTCCTGCTAGACCTTCGCAAGGCACCTCCCCTGCCTCCAGCTCTCATTCCTGTCCTGAGTCAACTTCAG GACTCGGGAGACCCTCCCCTTGTTCAGCGGCTGCTGCTTCTCAGTCATGATGACCCTCCCACTGAGCTCCATGGATTTCAG GGTGCTGAGCTGCTGTCAGAGAATGATCTGAAAAGAGTGGCCAAGCCAGAGGAGCTGCAATGGGACTTGGGAGGTCACAGGGAGCCCTCTCCCAGCCACTGGGTCAACACACACCAG GAGGTGGCAAGGCTGTGCCACCTGTGCCGAGGTGTGCTGGGCTCTGTACGGCAAGCCATTgcggagctggaaggggcagcaGAGCCAGAAGGAGAG GAGGCGGTAGGAATGCCTGAGCCCCTGCAGAAGGTGCTGGCAGATCCCCGGCTGACAGAGCTGCAGAGGGACGGGGGAGCCATCCTGATGAGGCTGCGTTCTACGCACAGCAGCAA gcttGAGGGCCCAGGCCCAGCTACACTGTACCAGGAGGTGGATGAAGCCATTCATCAGCTCGTGCGCCTCTCCAACCTGCACGTGCAACAGCAGGAGCAGCGGCAACGCCTGTGCCGACTCCAGCAG GTGCTGCAGTGGCTGTCAGGCCCAGGGGAGGAGCAGCTGGTGAGTTTTGCTGCTCCCGGGGACTCCCTGTCTGCCCTGCAGGAGACAGAGCTCCGATTCCGGGCTTTTAGTGCTGAGGTTCAG GAGCGCCTGGGTCAGGCACGGGAGGCCCTGGACCTGGAGGAGGACAGTGCCTCCCAGAAGGTTTTGGATGTCTTTGAACAGCGGCTAGAGCATGTGGAGAGTGGCCTCCACCGGGCCCTGCGGCTACAGCGCTTCTTCCAGCAG GCACATGAATGGGTGGATGAAGGTTCCGCCAGACTGGCAGGAGCAGGGCCGGGTCGGGAGGCCGTGCTGGCAGCCCTGGCCCTGCGGCGGGCTCCAGAGCCCAGCGCTGGCACCTTCCAGGAGATGCGGGCCCTGGCCCTGGACCTGGGCAGCCCAGCAGCCCTGCGAGAATGGGGCCGCTGCCGGGCCCGCTGCCAAGAGCTGGAGAGGAGGATTCAGCAACAGCTGGGAGAGGAGGCCAGTCCGCGGGGCCACCGGCGACGACGGGCAGACAGTGCCAGCAGCGGAGGGGCCCAGCGGGGCCCTCATAGCCCTTCCCCCAGCCTCAGCTCCCTGCTGCTCCCCAGCAGCCCTGGGCCACGGGCAGCCCCATCCCACTGCTCCCTGGCCCCCTGTGGGGAAGACTATGAGGAGGAGGGCCCTGAACTGGCTCCAGAAGCAGAGGGCAGGCCACCTAGGACCGTGCTCATCCGAGGCCTGGAGGTCACCAGTACCGAGGTGGTAGACAGGACGTGCTCACCCCGGGAACATGTGCTGTTGGGCCGGGCCGGGGGTCCAGATGGGCCCTGGGGAGTAGGCACCCCCCGGATGGAGCGCAAGAGAAGCATCAG TGCCCAGCAGCGTCTGGTGTCTGAACTGATTGCCTGTGAGCAGGAGTATGTGGCCACTTTGAGTGAGCCAGTGCCACCCCCTGGGTCTGAGCTGACTCCTGAACTGCGGGGCACCTGGGCCACCGCCCTAAGTGTCCGGGAGAGGCTTCGAAGCTTCCATCGGACACACTTTCTGCGGGAGCTTCAAGGTTGCACCACCCACCCCCTGCGCATTGGGGCCTGCTTCCTTCGCCAT GGGGACCAGTTCAGCCTTTACGCCCAGTATGTGAAGCACCGACACAAACTGGAGAATGGCCTGGCTGCACTCGGCCCCCTGACCAAG GGCTCCACAGAGGGTGGCCCTCACCTGCCCCGGGCCCTGCAGCAGCCCCTGGAGCAGCTGGCTCGGTATGGGCGGCTCCTGGAGGAGCTCTTAAGGGAAGCTGGGCCTGAACTGAGTTCTGAGCGCCAGGCCCTTGGGGCTGCCGTGCAGCTGCTCCGGGAACAAGAGACCCGTGGCAGAGACCTGTTGGCCGTGGAGGCAGTGCGTGGCTGCGAG acAGATCTGAAGGAACAGGGACAGCTTCTGCACCGGGACCCCTTCACCGTCATCTGTGGCAGAAAGAAGTGCCTTCGCCATGTCTTCCTCTTTGAGCATCTCCTCCTGTTCAGCAAACTCAAGGGCTCTGAGGGGGGGTCGGAGACTTTTGTTTACAAGCAGGCCTTTAAG ACTGCTGACATGGGGTTAACAGAAAACATCGGGGACAGCGGGCTCTGCTTTGAGCTGTGGTTTCGGCGGCGCCGTGCACGGGAGGCATACACTCTACAGGCAGCCTCACCAGAGATCAAACTGAAGTGGACAAGTTCTATCGCCCAGCTGTTGTGGAGACAGGCAGCCCACAACAAGG AGCTCCGAGTGCAGCAGATGGTCTCCATGGGCATCGGGAATAAACCCTTTCTGGACATCAAAGCCCTTGGAGAACGGACGCTGAGTGCCCTGCTCACTGGAAGAG CCGCCCGAACACGGGCCTCCGTGGCCGTGTCATCCTTTGAGCATGCCGGCCCCTCCCTTCCCGGCCTCTCACCGGGAGCCTGCTCCCTGCCTGCCCGCGTCGAGGAGGAGGCCTGGGATCTGGACGTCAAGCAAATTTCCCTGG CTCTCCTTGGGTTTCTATGGAAACTGCCTCAGCTTCCTGTTGTACCCTCCTGGTTCACCACGGCAATCCTTATAGTTTCCTGTTGCTTCTTCCCTGGTTGCTCTAATGATGCTGCTGACATTTCCTGCCTCTTGGTAGGGGGGTTCTCTTGCAAGTGGATTGCTATGGTGACTCACAGCTTCCTGTTGCTATGGAGCTTTTTCTTCCCTGATGGATTGGAGCAGCTTGGTTGCTTAAG AGTCATGGTCGAGCCTTGA
- the ARHGEF40 gene encoding rho guanine nucleotide exchange factor 40 isoform X7 — protein sequence MEPEPVEDCVQSTLAALYPPFEATAPTLLGQVFQVVERTYREDALRYTLDFLVPAKHLLAKVQQEACAQYSGFLFFHEGWPLCLHEQVVVQLAALPWQLLRPGDFYLQVVPSAAQAPRLVLKCLAPGGGRVQELPVPSEACAYLFTPEWLQGINKDRPTGRLSTCLLSAPSGIQRLPWAELICPRFVHKEGLMVGHRPSTLPPELPSGPPGLPSPPLPEEALGTRSPGDGHNAPAEGPEGEYVELLEVTLPVRGSPVDAESSSGLSRTRTVPTRKGAGGKGRHRRHRAWMHQKGLGPRDQDGARPPGEGSSSGASPGSPPGAEALPEAAVLEASDPPAEALGEASESCPLRTGEVVGGASQGAEGPPGTPRRTGKGNRRKKRAASKGALSRGGDSVPLSPGDKEETSQQGVLISLPSPNERKLPGGNLVKEEHEGSGKPESEPKEEVKQADEEESRPPEACEPIEEKARESEQEDPRLVCMAGSTDPEGLLPDPPTPPLETVQEVRMDSISEEAPPVSISDDPDIAWDLMASGFLILTGGVDQSGRALLTITPPCSPEEPSPSRDMLSSALHYLHSLLRPDLQILGLSVLLDLRKAPPLPPALIPVLSQLQDSGDPPLVQRLLLLSHDDPPTELHGFQGAELLSENDLKRVAKPEELQWDLGGHREPSPSHWVNTHQEVARLCHLCRGVLGSVRQAIAELEGAAEPEGEEAVGMPEPLQKVLADPRLTELQRDGGAILMRLRSTHSSKLEGPGPATLYQEVDEAIHQLVRLSNLHVQQQEQRQRLCRLQQVLQWLSGPGEEQLVSFAAPGDSLSALQETELRFRAFSAEVQERLGQAREALDLEEDSASQKVLDVFEQRLEHVESGLHRALRLQRFFQQAHEWVDEGSARLAGAGPGREAVLAALALRRAPEPSAGTFQEMRALALDLGSPAALREWGRCRARCQELERRIQQQLGEEASPRGHRRRRADSASSGGAQRGPHSPSPSLSSLLLPSSPGPRAAPSHCSLAPCGEDYEEEGPELAPEAEGRPPRTVLIRGLEVTSTEVVDRTCSPREHVLLGRAGGPDGPWGVGTPRMERKRSISAQQRLVSELIACEQEYVATLSEPVPPPGSELTPELRGTWATALSVRERLRSFHRTHFLRELQGCTTHPLRIGACFLRHGDQFSLYAQYVKHRHKLENGLAALGPLTKGSTEGGPHLPRALQQPLEQLARYGRLLEELLREAGPELSSERQALGAAVQLLREQETRGRDLLAVEAVRGCETDLKEQGQLLHRDPFTVICGRKKCLRHVFLFEHLLLFSKLKGSEGGSETFVYKQAFKTADMGLTENIGDSGLCFELWFRRRRAREAYTLQAASPEIKLKWTSSIAQLLWRQAAHNKELRVQQMVSMGIGNKPFLDIKALGERTLSALLTGRALLGFLWKLPQLPVVPSWFTTAILIVSCCFFPGCSNDAADISCLLVGGFSCKWIAMVTHSFLLLWSFFFPDGLEQLGCLSFSPLRVMVEP from the exons GCCCAGTACAGCggttttctcttcttccatgaGGGCTGGCCCCTCTGCTTACACGAGCAAGTGGTGGTGCAGCTAGCAGCCTTGCCCTGGCAGCTGCTGCGCCCAGGGGACTTCTACCTGCAAGTGGTGCCCTCAGCAGCCCAAGCACCCCGCCTAGTACTTAAGTGCCTGGCCCCAGGAGGTGGGCGTGTTCAGGAGCTGCCTGTGCCCAGTGAGGCCTGTGCCTATCTGTTCACACCTGAGTGGCTACAAGGTATCAATAAGGACCGGCCTACAGGTCGCCTCAGCACCTGCCTACTCTCCGCGCCCTCTGGGATTCAGCGGCTGCCCTGGGCTGAACTCATCTGCCCCCGATTTGTGCACAAAGAAGGCCTCATGGTAGGACATCGGCCAAGCACGCTGCCCCCAGAACTTCCCTCCGGACCCCCAGGGCTCCCCAGCCCTCCACTTCCTGAGGAGGCCTTGGGTACCAGGAGTCCTGGCGATGGGCACAATGCCCCTGCCGAAGGACCTGAAGGCGAGTATGTGGAGCTATTGGAGGTGACACTGCCTGTCAGGGGGAGCCCCGTGGATGCTGAGAGCTCCTCGGGCCTCTCCAGGACCCGGACGGTACCCACCCGCAAGGGTGCTGGAGGGAAGGGCCGGCACCGGAGACACCGAGCATGGATGCACCAGAAGGGTCTAGGGCCTCGGGACCAGGATGGGGCACGTCCACCCGGTGAGGGGAGCAGCAGTGGAGCCTCCCCTGGGTCTCCCCCAGGAGCTGAGGCCCTCCCAGAGGCAGCAGTTCTGGAGGCATCTGATCCCCCAGCAGAGGCTCTGGGGGAAGCCTCTGAATCTTGCCCCCTGAGGACAGGGGAGGTTGTGGGAGGAGCAAGCCAGGGGGCCGAAGGACCGCCTGGCACTCCTCGGAGaacaggcaaaggaaacaggagaaagaagCGAGCTGCAAGCAAAGGGGCTCTTAGCCGAGGAGGGGACAGTGTCCCGCTGAGCCCTGGAGACAAGGAAGAGACCAGCCAACAGGGAGTCCTCATCAGTCTGCCCTCACCAAATGAGCGCAAGCTTCCAGGAGGCAACCTGGTTAAGGAAGAACATGAAGGCTCGGGGAAGCCAGAATCTGAGCCAAAAGAGGAAGTCAAACAAGCAGATGAAGAAGAGTCTCGGCCCCCCGAAGCCTGTGAGCCTATAGAAGAGAAGGCCAGAGAGAGTGAGCAGGAGGATCCAAGACTGGTGTGCATGGCAG GATCCACAGATCCCGAAGGACTCCTCCCTGATCCCCCAACACCACCCTTGGAGACTGTGCAGGAGGTGAGAATGGACAGCATCTCAGAAGAGGCCCCTCCTGTCTCCATCTCTGATGACCCTGACATAGCTTGGGACTTGATGGCATCTGGATTCCTCATCCTGACTG GAGGGGTGGACCAGAGCGGGCGAGCTCTGCTGACCATTACCCCACCGTGCTCTCCTGAGGAGCCCTCACCCTCCCGAGACATGCTGAGCTCTGCTCTTCATTACCTCCACTCACTGCTCAG gccTGACCTACAGATACTGGGGCTGTCTGTCCTGCTAGACCTTCGCAAGGCACCTCCCCTGCCTCCAGCTCTCATTCCTGTCCTGAGTCAACTTCAG GACTCGGGAGACCCTCCCCTTGTTCAGCGGCTGCTGCTTCTCAGTCATGATGACCCTCCCACTGAGCTCCATGGATTTCAG GGTGCTGAGCTGCTGTCAGAGAATGATCTGAAAAGAGTGGCCAAGCCAGAGGAGCTGCAATGGGACTTGGGAGGTCACAGGGAGCCCTCTCCCAGCCACTGGGTCAACACACACCAG GAGGTGGCAAGGCTGTGCCACCTGTGCCGAGGTGTGCTGGGCTCTGTACGGCAAGCCATTgcggagctggaaggggcagcaGAGCCAGAAGGAGAG GAGGCGGTAGGAATGCCTGAGCCCCTGCAGAAGGTGCTGGCAGATCCCCGGCTGACAGAGCTGCAGAGGGACGGGGGAGCCATCCTGATGAGGCTGCGTTCTACGCACAGCAGCAA gcttGAGGGCCCAGGCCCAGCTACACTGTACCAGGAGGTGGATGAAGCCATTCATCAGCTCGTGCGCCTCTCCAACCTGCACGTGCAACAGCAGGAGCAGCGGCAACGCCTGTGCCGACTCCAGCAG GTGCTGCAGTGGCTGTCAGGCCCAGGGGAGGAGCAGCTGGTGAGTTTTGCTGCTCCCGGGGACTCCCTGTCTGCCCTGCAGGAGACAGAGCTCCGATTCCGGGCTTTTAGTGCTGAGGTTCAG GAGCGCCTGGGTCAGGCACGGGAGGCCCTGGACCTGGAGGAGGACAGTGCCTCCCAGAAGGTTTTGGATGTCTTTGAACAGCGGCTAGAGCATGTGGAGAGTGGCCTCCACCGGGCCCTGCGGCTACAGCGCTTCTTCCAGCAG GCACATGAATGGGTGGATGAAGGTTCCGCCAGACTGGCAGGAGCAGGGCCGGGTCGGGAGGCCGTGCTGGCAGCCCTGGCCCTGCGGCGGGCTCCAGAGCCCAGCGCTGGCACCTTCCAGGAGATGCGGGCCCTGGCCCTGGACCTGGGCAGCCCAGCAGCCCTGCGAGAATGGGGCCGCTGCCGGGCCCGCTGCCAAGAGCTGGAGAGGAGGATTCAGCAACAGCTGGGAGAGGAGGCCAGTCCGCGGGGCCACCGGCGACGACGGGCAGACAGTGCCAGCAGCGGAGGGGCCCAGCGGGGCCCTCATAGCCCTTCCCCCAGCCTCAGCTCCCTGCTGCTCCCCAGCAGCCCTGGGCCACGGGCAGCCCCATCCCACTGCTCCCTGGCCCCCTGTGGGGAAGACTATGAGGAGGAGGGCCCTGAACTGGCTCCAGAAGCAGAGGGCAGGCCACCTAGGACCGTGCTCATCCGAGGCCTGGAGGTCACCAGTACCGAGGTGGTAGACAGGACGTGCTCACCCCGGGAACATGTGCTGTTGGGCCGGGCCGGGGGTCCAGATGGGCCCTGGGGAGTAGGCACCCCCCGGATGGAGCGCAAGAGAAGCATCAG TGCCCAGCAGCGTCTGGTGTCTGAACTGATTGCCTGTGAGCAGGAGTATGTGGCCACTTTGAGTGAGCCAGTGCCACCCCCTGGGTCTGAGCTGACTCCTGAACTGCGGGGCACCTGGGCCACCGCCCTAAGTGTCCGGGAGAGGCTTCGAAGCTTCCATCGGACACACTTTCTGCGGGAGCTTCAAGGTTGCACCACCCACCCCCTGCGCATTGGGGCCTGCTTCCTTCGCCAT GGGGACCAGTTCAGCCTTTACGCCCAGTATGTGAAGCACCGACACAAACTGGAGAATGGCCTGGCTGCACTCGGCCCCCTGACCAAG GGCTCCACAGAGGGTGGCCCTCACCTGCCCCGGGCCCTGCAGCAGCCCCTGGAGCAGCTGGCTCGGTATGGGCGGCTCCTGGAGGAGCTCTTAAGGGAAGCTGGGCCTGAACTGAGTTCTGAGCGCCAGGCCCTTGGGGCTGCCGTGCAGCTGCTCCGGGAACAAGAGACCCGTGGCAGAGACCTGTTGGCCGTGGAGGCAGTGCGTGGCTGCGAG acAGATCTGAAGGAACAGGGACAGCTTCTGCACCGGGACCCCTTCACCGTCATCTGTGGCAGAAAGAAGTGCCTTCGCCATGTCTTCCTCTTTGAGCATCTCCTCCTGTTCAGCAAACTCAAGGGCTCTGAGGGGGGGTCGGAGACTTTTGTTTACAAGCAGGCCTTTAAG ACTGCTGACATGGGGTTAACAGAAAACATCGGGGACAGCGGGCTCTGCTTTGAGCTGTGGTTTCGGCGGCGCCGTGCACGGGAGGCATACACTCTACAGGCAGCCTCACCAGAGATCAAACTGAAGTGGACAAGTTCTATCGCCCAGCTGTTGTGGAGACAGGCAGCCCACAACAAGG AGCTCCGAGTGCAGCAGATGGTCTCCATGGGCATCGGGAATAAACCCTTTCTGGACATCAAAGCCCTTGGAGAACGGACGCTGAGTGCCCTGCTCACTGGAAGAG CTCTCCTTGGGTTTCTATGGAAACTGCCTCAGCTTCCTGTTGTACCCTCCTGGTTCACCACGGCAATCCTTATAGTTTCCTGTTGCTTCTTCCCTGGTTGCTCTAATGATGCTGCTGACATTTCCTGCCTCTTGGTAGGGGGGTTCTCTTGCAAGTGGATTGCTATGGTGACTCACAGCTTCCTGTTGCTATGGAGCTTTTTCTTCCCTGATGGATTGGAGCAGCTTGGTTGCTTAAG TTTCTCTCCCCTAAGAGTCATGGTCGAGCCTTGA